A section of the Agromyces aurantiacus genome encodes:
- a CDS encoding TetR/AcrR family transcriptional regulator, translated as MPRWPEHTRTRLVDAAFGLFVEQGYSGTTVEQIATRAGATSRTFFRHFRDKDEVLFADDDELLPELVSSIGRPRDAADAGAMMRAALGELADRFEPDRPRLQLRQRIIEQDVGLAGRELAKQARWQRVAADALRERGFEREDAEILAAIGFALFTGALHEWLEVDDGTSLRAHVERRFPRVAGAMSRPVPG; from the coding sequence ATGCCACGCTGGCCCGAGCACACCCGCACGCGACTCGTCGACGCCGCGTTCGGGCTGTTCGTCGAACAGGGCTACTCGGGCACGACCGTCGAGCAGATCGCGACCAGGGCCGGCGCGACCTCGCGCACCTTCTTCCGCCACTTCCGCGACAAGGACGAGGTGCTCTTCGCCGATGACGACGAACTGCTGCCCGAGCTCGTCTCGTCGATCGGCCGCCCGCGCGACGCCGCCGACGCCGGCGCGATGATGCGGGCCGCGCTCGGCGAGCTCGCCGACCGGTTCGAGCCCGACCGGCCCCGGCTGCAGCTGCGCCAGCGCATCATCGAGCAGGATGTCGGACTGGCCGGGCGCGAACTCGCGAAGCAGGCCCGCTGGCAGCGTGTCGCCGCCGACGCGCTGCGCGAGCGCGGGTTCGAGCGCGAGGATGCCGAGATCCTCGCCGCGATCGGCTTCGCCCTCTTCACCGGCGCGCTTCACGAATGGCTCGAGGTCGACGACGGCACCTCGCTCCGAGCCCACGTCGAGCGCCGTTTCCCGCGGGTCGCCGGCGCCATGAGCCGACCGGTGCCAGGCTGA
- a CDS encoding ABC transporter permease, which yields MLAVGALVPIGYVVQAAVAMGWAELSALVFRPKVGELLVNTVLLVVIGVPATVVLGVGGAWLVERTALPGRRTFAVAFAAPLAIPAFVASYGWASAIPSISGLWGGVLVSVLAYFPLAYLPALAAIRGLDPALEESARALGMGSWAVFARVVLPQLRLAILGGALVVGLHLLAEYGAFAFLRFDTFTTAIVTAYQATFAGPNAAALGLVLAVLCLVLLGLESLARGRARYARIGSGTPHPPARLELGRLRVLTTVGAIALVTASIVVPLASVVRWLFRADATDLGGLAPATVQTLGLSIGGAVCAILVALPFAWLAVRYPSRISRLLEGSAYLASSLPAIIVALALVATTLALAPALYQTAFTVIVAYVIIFLPRALVPLRAGLAQVPESLEEAARSLSVPPWAARLRVTAPLLMPSVAAGGALVALGAANELTATLLLAPTGTRTVATSFWTAASSLDYPAAAPYAVLLVLLSVPAVALMFANATGRSLR from the coding sequence GTGCTCGCCGTCGGCGCACTCGTGCCGATCGGGTACGTCGTGCAGGCCGCGGTCGCGATGGGATGGGCCGAGCTCTCGGCGCTCGTCTTCCGGCCGAAGGTCGGCGAACTGCTCGTCAACACCGTGCTGCTCGTCGTGATCGGCGTGCCCGCGACCGTCGTGCTCGGCGTGGGCGGCGCGTGGCTCGTCGAGCGCACCGCGCTGCCCGGCCGCCGCACGTTCGCGGTCGCGTTCGCGGCGCCGCTCGCGATCCCCGCGTTCGTCGCGAGCTACGGCTGGGCGAGCGCCATCCCTTCGATCAGCGGACTCTGGGGCGGCGTACTCGTGTCGGTGCTCGCGTACTTCCCGCTCGCGTACCTGCCCGCGCTCGCGGCGATCCGCGGGCTGGATCCAGCGCTCGAGGAGTCCGCACGGGCGCTCGGCATGGGGTCGTGGGCCGTCTTCGCCCGCGTCGTGCTGCCGCAGCTGCGCCTGGCGATCCTCGGCGGCGCGCTCGTCGTCGGCCTGCACCTGCTCGCCGAGTACGGCGCGTTCGCGTTCCTGCGCTTCGACACGTTCACGACCGCGATCGTCACCGCCTACCAGGCCACCTTCGCGGGGCCGAACGCGGCGGCCCTCGGCCTCGTGCTCGCGGTGCTCTGCCTGGTCCTGCTCGGCCTCGAGTCGCTCGCGCGGGGTCGCGCGCGCTACGCCCGCATCGGCAGCGGCACGCCGCACCCGCCGGCGCGTCTCGAGCTCGGCCGGCTCCGGGTGCTGACGACCGTCGGGGCGATCGCCCTCGTCACGGCCTCGATCGTCGTCCCGCTCGCGAGCGTCGTGCGCTGGCTGTTCCGCGCCGACGCGACCGACCTCGGCGGGCTCGCGCCGGCGACCGTCCAGACGCTCGGGCTGTCGATCGGCGGCGCGGTGTGCGCGATCCTCGTCGCCCTGCCATTCGCCTGGCTCGCGGTCCGCTACCCGAGCCGCATCTCGCGACTGCTCGAGGGGTCGGCCTACCTCGCAAGCAGCCTGCCGGCGATCATCGTCGCGCTCGCGCTCGTCGCGACCACGCTCGCCTTGGCGCCCGCGCTCTACCAGACGGCGTTCACGGTCATCGTCGCGTACGTGATCATCTTCCTGCCGCGTGCGCTGGTGCCCCTGCGCGCCGGGCTCGCGCAGGTGCCCGAGTCGCTCGAGGAGGCCGCGCGCTCCCTCAGCGTGCCGCCGTGGGCCGCGCGCCTGCGGGTGACCGCGCCCCTGCTGATGCCGTCGGTCGCGGCGGGCGGCGCGCTCGTGGCGCTCGGCGCCGCCAACGAGCTCACCGCGACCCTGCTGCTCGCGCCCACCGGCACCCGGACCGTCGCGACGAGCTTCTGGACCGCGGCATCCTCCCTCGACTACCCGGCCGCCGCGCCGTACGCCGTGCTGCTCGTGCTGCTCTCGGTGCCCGCGGTCGCCCTCATGTTCGCCAACGCCACCGGACGGAGCCTCCGATGA
- a CDS encoding iron ABC transporter substrate-binding protein, protein MSSRLRRALFLPAAVAASALLLAGCAAGGSGEPAADPDALVVYNAQHEELTQEWADAFTEETGIDVVLRNGDDSELGNQLVQEGAASKADVFLTENSPAMSLVEQAGLLAPVDETTLALVPEQYRPASGEWTGIAARSTVLVYNPDLISEDDLPASLMDLAKPEWKGRWGAAPAKADFQAIVSAVLATQGEEATRDWLEGMAENATDYRNNIVTMKAVNAGEVPVGVIYHYYWYRDQDAAAEDSGNTKLHYFGNQDPGAFVSVSGGGVLENAPHPDEAQQFLAFIAGEQGQKILGEGYSFEYPVGSGVPAKAELPPLDSLDAPVIDPSTLNGPEVIQLMTEAGLL, encoded by the coding sequence ATGAGTTCACGCCTGCGCCGCGCGCTGTTCCTGCCCGCCGCCGTTGCCGCCTCGGCCCTCCTGCTCGCCGGCTGCGCCGCTGGCGGATCCGGCGAGCCCGCGGCCGACCCCGACGCGCTCGTCGTCTACAACGCGCAGCACGAGGAGCTCACCCAGGAGTGGGCCGACGCGTTCACCGAGGAGACCGGCATCGACGTCGTGCTCCGCAACGGCGACGACAGCGAGCTCGGCAACCAGCTCGTGCAGGAGGGTGCGGCGTCGAAGGCCGACGTGTTCCTCACCGAGAACTCGCCGGCGATGTCGCTCGTCGAGCAGGCCGGCCTGCTCGCGCCCGTCGACGAGACGACGCTCGCGCTCGTGCCCGAGCAGTACCGTCCGGCGTCGGGCGAGTGGACCGGCATCGCCGCGCGCTCGACCGTGCTCGTCTACAACCCCGACCTCATCTCCGAAGACGACCTGCCCGCGTCGCTCATGGACCTCGCGAAGCCCGAGTGGAAGGGCCGCTGGGGCGCCGCCCCGGCGAAGGCCGACTTCCAGGCGATCGTGTCGGCCGTGCTCGCCACGCAGGGCGAGGAGGCCACGCGCGACTGGCTCGAGGGCATGGCCGAGAACGCCACCGACTACCGCAACAACATCGTGACGATGAAGGCCGTCAACGCCGGCGAGGTCCCGGTCGGCGTCATCTACCACTACTACTGGTACCGCGACCAGGATGCGGCGGCCGAGGACAGCGGCAACACGAAGCTGCACTACTTCGGCAACCAGGACCCGGGCGCGTTCGTGAGCGTGTCGGGCGGCGGCGTGCTGGAGAACGCGCCGCACCCCGACGAGGCCCAGCAGTTCCTCGCGTTCATCGCGGGCGAGCAGGGCCAGAAGATCCTCGGCGAGGGCTACAGCTTCGAGTACCCCGTCGGCTCGGGCGTGCCCGCGAAGGCCGAGCTCCCGCCGCTCGACAGCCTCGACGCGCCGGTCATCGACCCGTCGACCCTCAACGGACCCGAGGTCATCCAGCTCATGACGGAAGCCGGACTGCTCTGA
- a CDS encoding ABC transporter ATP-binding protein — MTLRLSGVSKSFGSTEVLRDVSLEVPDGTRLALVGSSGSGKSTLLRLVAGFERPDSGTISLDGRELAGPATSVPAHRRGIGYVAQDGALFPHLSVARNIAFGLPRAERRPARVAELMELASLDPALADRMPHELSGGQQQRVALARALALRPKVILLDEPFSALDTGLRAQTRRAVIEVLERSGVTAVLVTHDQEEALSFGQQVGVLAGGRLVQAGDPAAVFDAPVDAGVAEFLGDVVVVPAKSAGAALADCAFGCLAVRHDRSGGAERVCAMLRPEQLRLEPADSEGNATVVDVRRTGASAELKLRLGATEFPVEVSHRVPLHEAARFVPGCPVRVAVDGGVVLYPEPDQPPVRATPVD, encoded by the coding sequence ATGACCCTTCGCCTCAGCGGCGTCTCGAAGTCGTTCGGCAGCACGGAGGTGCTGCGCGACGTGAGCCTCGAGGTGCCCGACGGCACCCGGCTCGCCCTCGTGGGCTCATCGGGCAGCGGCAAGAGCACGCTGCTCCGCCTGGTCGCGGGCTTCGAGCGACCCGACTCGGGCACGATCTCGCTCGACGGTCGCGAGCTCGCGGGCCCCGCGACCTCCGTGCCCGCGCACCGCCGCGGCATCGGCTATGTCGCGCAGGACGGCGCGCTGTTCCCGCACCTCTCGGTGGCCCGCAATATCGCCTTCGGGCTGCCGCGCGCCGAGCGGAGGCCCGCGCGCGTCGCCGAGCTCATGGAGCTCGCCTCGCTCGATCCGGCGCTCGCCGACCGCATGCCGCACGAGCTCTCCGGCGGACAGCAGCAGCGCGTCGCGCTCGCGCGCGCCCTCGCCCTGCGGCCGAAGGTGATCCTGCTCGACGAGCCGTTCAGCGCGCTCGACACGGGCCTGCGCGCCCAGACCCGCCGTGCGGTCATCGAGGTCCTCGAGCGAAGCGGCGTCACGGCCGTGCTCGTCACGCACGACCAGGAGGAGGCCCTCTCGTTCGGGCAGCAGGTCGGCGTGCTCGCGGGTGGCCGCCTCGTGCAGGCCGGCGACCCGGCCGCGGTGTTCGACGCACCCGTCGATGCGGGGGTCGCCGAGTTCCTGGGCGACGTGGTCGTCGTTCCCGCGAAGTCGGCGGGTGCCGCGCTCGCCGACTGCGCATTCGGATGCCTCGCGGTGCGCCACGACCGCAGCGGCGGTGCCGAGCGCGTGTGCGCCATGCTCCGCCCCGAGCAGCTCCGCCTCGAGCCGGCCGACTCCGAGGGCAACGCGACCGTGGTCGACGTGCGCCGTACGGGCGCGTCGGCCGAACTGAAGCTGCGGCTCGGCGCCACGGAGTTCCCCGTCGAGGTGAGCCACCGCGTGCCGCTGCACGAGGCGGCCCGGTTCGTGCCGGGATGCCCCGTGCGCGTCGCCGTCGACGGCGGCGTGGTGCTCTACCCGGAGCCCGACCAGCCGCCGGTGCGCGCGACGCCCGTCGACTGA
- a CDS encoding LysR family transcriptional regulator, whose protein sequence is MRSVSLDALAAFVAVARVGSVTGGADELGLTQSTVSAQLQALERDLGYRVFDRSSRGVTLTTRGRALLARVGGPVDAAVDAVADATGRTASEHTVFLGGPAEFLSTTVLPRLAEWAGPDLDVRVRFGETSDLLSALEASELDLVLSTVQPRIRGVEFAPLVDEQFVLAVPPALVDAFRADPDAVPVVAYGEQLPIIRRYWRSVFDRRPSALRVLATVPDLRVLAELAAGGVGMTVLPTYLADPYLQAGRLVDPVRPAEPPINTLYLARRRSRPGAAPAAEAVAERLQAMLRD, encoded by the coding sequence ATGCGCTCCGTCTCGCTCGACGCCCTCGCCGCCTTCGTCGCCGTCGCGCGCGTCGGATCGGTGACCGGCGGCGCCGACGAGCTGGGCCTGACCCAGTCCACGGTGTCCGCGCAGTTGCAGGCGCTCGAACGCGACCTCGGGTACCGGGTCTTCGACCGCTCCTCCCGTGGCGTCACGCTCACCACCCGCGGTCGCGCGCTGCTCGCCAGGGTGGGCGGCCCCGTGGACGCCGCGGTCGACGCCGTCGCCGACGCGACCGGGCGCACGGCGTCCGAGCACACGGTCTTCCTCGGCGGGCCCGCCGAGTTCCTGTCCACCACGGTGCTGCCGAGGTTGGCCGAGTGGGCGGGTCCAGACCTCGACGTTCGCGTGCGGTTCGGCGAGACCTCCGACCTGCTGTCCGCGCTCGAGGCCTCGGAGCTCGACCTCGTGCTGAGCACCGTGCAGCCGCGGATCCGCGGCGTCGAGTTCGCGCCGCTCGTCGACGAGCAGTTCGTGCTCGCCGTCCCGCCCGCGCTCGTCGACGCGTTCCGCGCCGACCCCGACGCGGTGCCGGTCGTCGCGTACGGCGAGCAGCTGCCCATCATCCGCCGCTACTGGCGCTCGGTGTTCGACCGGCGACCCTCGGCGCTGCGGGTCCTGGCGACGGTGCCCGACCTCCGCGTGCTGGCCGAGCTCGCCGCCGGCGGCGTCGGCATGACCGTGCTGCCGACCTACCTCGCCGACCCCTACCTGCAGGCGGGCCGGCTCGTCGATCCGGTGCGGCCCGCCGAGCCGCCGATCAACACGCTCTACCTCGCCCGGCGACGCTCGCGCCCCGGGGCGGCTCCCGC
- a CDS encoding SDR family NAD(P)-dependent oxidoreductase produces MTHSDITSPTVLLTGPTSGIGAGMLGHLVRHPSRPTLVLIGRDRERLDAAARRARDAGLVAHPLRADLADLTDVSRALDDVGDLVRSGRVGRLDAAILNAGAQFTDRRRRGAQGWELAFTVNVIAQHLLLRGIRPLLADHGHAVLLGSSTHRGRRASFNLVPDPVWQPPAALATPMPEPTGGERFRDEREHGGTAYATSKLALVTLSHPWARRLADDGHRLNTYDPGLVAGTGLGRDMPGYMYWVWRWMMPAMSVLPGATTPGRTSRHAVELALGDAHPGLHGGYVEIGRVTQAAPSTRLETRQAELWSWLEQATAPYLPAWLRDGAAA; encoded by the coding sequence ATGACACACTCTGACATCACTTCCCCCACCGTCCTCCTCACCGGCCCCACGAGCGGCATCGGCGCCGGCATGCTCGGCCACCTGGTGCGACATCCGTCGCGCCCGACGCTCGTGCTGATCGGCCGTGATCGCGAGCGGCTGGATGCCGCGGCACGACGTGCCCGCGACGCCGGCCTGGTCGCGCACCCGCTGCGCGCCGACCTCGCCGACCTCACCGACGTCTCCCGCGCGCTCGACGACGTGGGCGACCTCGTGCGCTCCGGGCGGGTCGGCCGGCTCGACGCGGCGATCCTCAACGCGGGCGCCCAGTTCACCGATCGGCGTCGCCGCGGCGCGCAGGGATGGGAGCTCGCCTTCACGGTGAACGTCATCGCGCAGCACCTCCTGCTGCGCGGCATCCGGCCCCTGCTCGCCGACCACGGTCACGCGGTGCTGCTCGGCTCGTCGACGCACCGCGGCCGGCGAGCGTCGTTCAACCTCGTGCCCGATCCGGTCTGGCAGCCGCCCGCCGCACTCGCGACGCCGATGCCGGAACCCACCGGTGGGGAGCGGTTCCGCGACGAGCGGGAGCACGGCGGAACCGCCTACGCCACGAGCAAGCTCGCGCTCGTGACCCTCTCCCATCCGTGGGCACGTCGGCTCGCCGACGACGGCCACCGACTCAACACCTACGACCCCGGCCTCGTCGCGGGCACGGGACTCGGGCGCGACATGCCCGGCTACATGTACTGGGTGTGGCGCTGGATGATGCCCGCGATGAGCGTGCTGCCCGGCGCGACCACGCCCGGGCGCACGAGCCGGCACGCCGTCGAGCTCGCACTCGGCGATGCGCACCCCGGGCTGCACGGCGGCTACGTGGAGATCGGGCGCGTGACGCAGGCCGCACCGAGCACGCGACTCGAGACGCGCCAGGCCGAGCTGTGGTCGTGGCTCGAGCAGGCGACGGCGCCCTACCTCCCGGCGTGGCTTCGCGACGGGGCCGCGGCGTGA